The Flavobacterium commune genome contains the following window.
TACAGCCTTATCTACAAATTGCTGCGCTCTTATGGTAGTTGTAAAAATGAGTACGGTTATAAAAAAATATATTGTTTTCATCGTTTATAAGTTATGAGTTGTGAAATTGTCTTTGAATTTATTTTTGGGATGTTCCGCCACCGTTTTTAAAATTCCAGGTAAAACCTACCATGACATATCTTTTGAGTCTATCGTTTTGTTCCTGACTAATGGTATTTTCGTAAACATTTCTTTGAATTCCTATATTTTGATTTAAAATATCCCTAATCAAAATATAAGCTGTAAACTCGTCTTTTTTGAAAGTACGCTGTAACCTTGCATTCCACAACTGATTAGTTAAATTATCCTGAAAATCGATTGTTTTTTGTCGGGTATTCAAATTATAATCGGTTGATAGTTTCCATTTTTCATCTAAATAAACGCCTATATCCAGATTCAAATTATTGGTGTTAAACGATTTGATTTCATCATTTTGAGTGGTACTGTTTCGATTAAACGAAAATCGGTTACTCAAACTAAGATCGTATTTCTTTTCTTTTGATTTGTATAAATAAACGCCAAATCCTGTGTTTAAATTCTTAGAATTACCTATTTTATCATTAATGCTAAGTACTGTTTTACTGTAATTAACGGATGGATTAAGATTAACATTTAAGTTTATCTTTTTTACTTTAAATCCATATCCAAAATAGAAATTTCCTGAAAAATTGCCATTAGTGTTTATTGGTTTGGAAACTGTTTTGGCTGTTTCCGGATCTATCACTCTGCTATAAGTAATTAAATTGCTCGTTGTACTAAAAGAAAGCCCCTGATAAATTTGAGTTTCGGTCAGCATATCATAACTATTCTGATAAATGTTCACACTATTGGTAAAAGACTGTTTTAAATCAGGATTTCCTAAAGTTTGATTAAAAAAGTCCTGATTGTTTGTCAAAGGCTGTAATTGTTCCAGAGTAGGCTGACGGGTTGCTCCCTGATAATTCACACGTAAGTCGCTGTTGCTTTTGTACCTGTAGGAGAAACTTGCCGAAGGAAAAAAGTTAGTATAATTGCGTTTGTATTGTTTGTCCATAGTTTTATCTAACAAATCGAAAGTTGTAAACCCGAAACCACTTCCAATACTGTAATTGATTTTTTTAGCATTGTAACTCAACTTTAAATTGGGTCTCTGGGTAATTACTGTTTGCTCAAACTGATTGGATAACGAAGTCACTATTTCATCATATTTACCTGTATCTTCGGAATAATCATAGGTGAAATAATTGTTTTTTCCCTTATCAAAAGCAATTTGGTAAGCAAACTGAAGTGAGAATTGTTTAGCAATGGGTTCCGAATAAGTAAAATTGGCTGAAAAATTTTGATTGGAACGATCGCCTATTTTATTTTGATCCACATCCACTTTAGAATCAAGAACTCCATCAACATAACTTTCGTTAGAAGACTTTAAAAAGTTATTTGAATTGGTATTCAAAAGACTCCAACTGCTATTTACAGAAAATGTACGTCGGGCTTTGGCAAACTTGTGTTTGAACAGCATACCGGCATACAAAGAGGATTTATCCGAATTTGTAGTAAACAATCTTTGCTGTTTATTTTTTAAAACTCCATCATTTCCGGTAGTAATTCCATCTGTAAATTCATCGCTTTCCGTATTATAAAAATTAGTTCTGGCTGTAAATTTTATTGAATTTAGCGAGTCTAATTTTACATCGTAAGTAGCATTGAGTTTAAAATTACTCCTGTCAACATTAGTTACCGTGGTTCTGTCTTCATTTAGTTGAGTATCTCCCACCTGTGTTTGCGAAATTCTACTGTTGTTATTAGTGTAAATTTGCTTATTGAATTTTGGAGATACATTAAGCGTTTGTTTATCATTCCATTTATTGCTGTACTGCAAACCGGCATTGGTGTTTTTGATAAAACCATTTTGAGTATTAATATAAGGTTCTCCATCATTATTACCTCCTACCCATTCATAATTTACATTTCCGTCGTCGTCCATATTCATACTGAAATTGTTCTCACGAGCTCCAAATTTCTCGCTGTCCTCCCAGTTCAAACCATCCTGACCTGTATTTCCATTTAATAAAAATGCCGAAAGCTTTCTTTTCCCCTTAAAACTGCTAAACATCAGATTACTGTTGTATCTGGAATCGGCATCTGTAAACGGCTGATTGGCTCCATCAATTTTACCAAAATACCCTTTCTTCTTATCTTCTTTTAATTTCAGATTGATTGTTTTCTTAGAATTGCCATCATCTATTCCTGTAAACTCAGCCTGATCGCTTTTTTTGTTAAAAACCTGAACTTCTTTCACTGCATCCGCCCGTAAATTTTTAACAGCCATACCCGGATCATCACCAAAGAATTCTTCGCCATCAACCAATACTTTTTGGACGGTCTCTCCCATGGCTTTTATAGTTCCGTTTTTATCCACCTGAATTCCGGGCAATTTCTTAAGTAATTCTTCAACATTGGCATTAGCATCCACTTTAAAATCACTTGCTCTGTAGCTGGTAGTATCTCCTTTAATCCTGATTGAACCCGACTTTACAATTACTTCTCGAAGCAGTTCTATTTTATTTTTCAAAGCGATAGTTCCCAATTTTTTTTCGCCTTCATTAACCATTATTTCATCAACATAATCCGCATATTGATTATGAGAAGTCATCAGTATGTAATTTCCCGGTTTTACATTTTTTAGATTAAATTTTCCTTCTTTGTCCGATCGGGTAAATCTGTACAGAATAGAATCTATTGGAGTTAATAACGCCACGACCGAATTGTGAACGGCTGTTTTGTCATTTCCATCGGTTAAAACACCCGAAATATTGGCTTTTTGAGAAAAAGCTGAAAAAGAGAAAAAAAACAAAATTGTAATTAATCCGGTAATTCTTTGCATAAATAGTTCTTTTTTATAGTATTACACCCTGAGTCGTAAGACCTAACTCACAAGAGAGCCAAAATAGTATTTTTTACACTTATAAATCAAAAGCTATTTGTTAAATTATTGGTAAAGTTATTCTTTCAAAAAAATACAACTGTAAAGTCCTGTAAAATCTGGAAAAAGTACAATATACTTGTTTACACTAATTTAAAACTTTCAC
Protein-coding sequences here:
- a CDS encoding outer membrane beta-barrel protein is translated as MQRITGLITILFFFSFSAFSQKANISGVLTDGNDKTAVHNSVVALLTPIDSILYRFTRSDKEGKFNLKNVKPGNYILMTSHNQYADYVDEIMVNEGEKKLGTIALKNKIELLREVIVKSGSIRIKGDTTSYRASDFKVDANANVEELLKKLPGIQVDKNGTIKAMGETVQKVLVDGEEFFGDDPGMAVKNLRADAVKEVQVFNKKSDQAEFTGIDDGNSKKTINLKLKEDKKKGYFGKIDGANQPFTDADSRYNSNLMFSSFKGKRKLSAFLLNGNTGQDGLNWEDSEKFGARENNFSMNMDDDGNVNYEWVGGNNDGEPYINTQNGFIKNTNAGLQYSNKWNDKQTLNVSPKFNKQIYTNNNSRISQTQVGDTQLNEDRTTVTNVDRSNFKLNATYDVKLDSLNSIKFTARTNFYNTESDEFTDGITTGNDGVLKNKQQRLFTTNSDKSSLYAGMLFKHKFAKARRTFSVNSSWSLLNTNSNNFLKSSNESYVDGVLDSKVDVDQNKIGDRSNQNFSANFTYSEPIAKQFSLQFAYQIAFDKGKNNYFTYDYSEDTGKYDEIVTSLSNQFEQTVITQRPNLKLSYNAKKINYSIGSGFGFTTFDLLDKTMDKQYKRNYTNFFPSASFSYRYKSNSDLRVNYQGATRQPTLEQLQPLTNNQDFFNQTLGNPDLKQSFTNSVNIYQNSYDMLTETQIYQGLSFSTTSNLITYSRVIDPETAKTVSKPINTNGNFSGNFYFGYGFKVKKINLNVNLNPSVNYSKTVLSINDKIGNSKNLNTGFGVYLYKSKEKKYDLSLSNRFSFNRNSTTQNDEIKSFNTNNLNLDIGVYLDEKWKLSTDYNLNTRQKTIDFQDNLTNQLWNARLQRTFKKDEFTAYILIRDILNQNIGIQRNVYENTISQEQNDRLKRYVMVGFTWNFKNGGGTSQK